GGCTGCGCCGCGGTGTCGCCGCCGCTCGGCACGTCGGGCTGGTTGAGCATCTGCCAGCCGGCGACGGCCACCGCGAGGCCGCCGCCGATCCGCAGCGCCTCGAGCGAGATACCGAAGAAATGCAGGATCGGCGTGCCGACGAAGAACGCGGCGAGCAGCACGATGAACGCGTTGACCGCGACCTTGCGCGCGAGCGCCGCGCGCTGCGATTCGCTGAGCGACTCGGTGCGTTCGAGGAACAGGAACGCGATGCCGAACGGATTGATGATGCCCATGAGGCCGGTGAAGCCGAACAGGATTTCGGAGATCAGGCGGTCGACGATCATCGAGAGGCCGGGAAGACGAAAGGTTGAGAGACGCCGCGCGCGCGGCCGCGCCATTGTAGAGCATGCGCGGCGCGCCGAACGGCCGGCCGACGGCATGCGCGCTCCGCAACCATCGGCGGCGCGATCGCGGCGTTTTTCGGCGTCGTCGTCGGCCGGCCCGCGCGGCATCGCGCGGCCGTCCGCCGGATATCGGTGCCGGACCGCCTGTTAGAATCTCCGCTCGCGCCCCGCCTCGACCAAGGACACTCCATGCCGATCTCTTCGCCCGCCCTCCCGCGCTGGACGCTCGCCGCCCCGCTCGCCGCCTGGCTGGTGCTCGCGCTGTCGCGCGTCGTGCCGGCCGAAGGCTTCGTCATCGCAATCGTCGCCGCCGCGCTCGCGGGCGCGGTGTTCGCCGCCGTCCATCACGCCGAAGTCGTCGCGCACCGCGTCGGCGAGCCGTTCGGCACGCTCGTGCTCGCGATCGCCGTCACCGTGATCGAGGTCGCGCTGATCGTGTCGGTGATGCTGACGGGCGGCCCCGAGAAATCCGGGCTCGCGCGCGATACCGTGTTCGCGGCGGTGATGATCGTCTGCAACGGGATCGTCGGGCTGTGCCTGCTCGTCGGCGGCTGGAAGCACGGCGAGCAGGACTTCCAGGGACGCGGCGCGACGAAGGCGCTCGCGGTGCTCGCGTCGCTGTCGGTGCTGTCGCTCGTGATGCCGAACTACCTGAGCGCCGCGCCCGGCCCGCATCTGTCGACGTCGCAGCTCGCGTTCGCGGGCGTGTCGTCGCTCGTGCTGTACGGCATGTTCGTATTCGTGCAGACGGTGCGCCACCGCGACTACTTCCTGATCGACGGCAGCGCCGCCGACGAATCCGTTCACGCGGTGCCGCCGAGCGGCCGCACCGCGCTCATGAGCATCGTGTTCCTGTTCGTGAGCCTCGTCGCGGTCGTGCTGCTCGCGAAGCTGCTGTCGCCCGCGGTCGAGCGCACGGTGCTCAGGCTTGGCGCGCCCGAAGCGGCCGTCGGCATCGTGATCGCCGCGCTGGTGCTGTTGCCGGAAGGGCTCGCCGCGGTCGGCGCGGCGCGCGCGAACCGGCTGCAGACGAGCATGAATCTCGCGCTCGGCTCCGCGCTCGCGAGCATCGGCCTCACGATCCCGACCGTCGCCGCCGTGTTCATCTCGACGGGCACCCCGCTCACGCTCGGCATCGGCGGGATGGAGACGGTGCTGCTGTCGCTGACGCTGCTCGTCAGCACGCTCACGCTGAGCATGGGACGCACGACCGTGCTGCACGGCGTCGTGCACCTGTCGCTGTTCGCCGCCTACCTGTTCCTGTCGGTCACGCACTGACGCCGCTCGCCCGCGCCGGCCTCGTTCGGCGCGCGCGGCTTCGCTCCACGCGCCCCTCTTTCCAATTCGGCGACAGGCTGCCGGGCCTGCGCCGTTCGCGTTCGCGTTCGCGTCGCGATTATTCCTCGCGCGGAACGCGGCGACCGCATCCGCGGCCGCGCGCGCTCATGCGCGCTTGCGTGCCGGCAGTGCGTCGGCGCGCGTGAGCCGGTCGAGCTCCACGACGTCCTCGGCGAGCGCGGGCGTCAACGTCGTGCGCAGATGGTCGAGGAACGTGCGGATCTTCGCGTCGAGGTAGCGGCGCGTCGCATAGACCGCGTAGACGCTCAGCGTATCGAGCCGATAGTTCGGCAGCACGCGCACGAGCCGCCCTTCGCGGATGTCGTCGAGCGCCGTGTACAGCGCGATCGAGCCGATCCCGCGCCCCGCGCGCACCGCGACCGACAGCGCATCCGGCACGTTCGCCTGGAACGGCGCGGGCGGCAGCTCGTACACGGTCTCGTCGCCGTCATCGCGCTCGAGCCGCCATTCGCCGCCCGGCGACGCCGGCGTGTCGAGCCGCAGGCACACGTGCTTCGCGAGATCCTCCGGCGTCGTCGGCGCGCCGTGCCGCGCGAGATACTCGCGCGACGCGACGAGCACGCTGCAGCTCGTCCCGCAGGTCTGCGCGACGTAGCCCGAATCGGGCAGATGCGACGCCGACACGATCGACACGTCGTAGCCTTCCTCGACGAGGTTCGGCATCCGCTGCGCGAGCGTCAGCTCGACTGACACGTCCGGATTGTCTTCCTGATAGCGCACGATCGACGACACCACGTGACTCTGCCCGAGCCCCGTCATCGCATGGATCCGCAGCTTGCCGCTCGGCCGCAGCAGCGCGTTGCGCGCCTCGGCGTTCGCGTAGTCGATCTCGGCGAGGATCGACTTCGCGCGTTCGAAGTAGCGCTGGCCGCTTTCGGTCAAACCGAGATGACGGGTCGTCCGGTGCAACAGACGCGTCTGCACGTGCGCTTCGAGGTTCGAGACGGCGCGCGACACCTGAGCGGTGGTCGCATCGATTTCCTTCGCGACTGCGGTGAAACTGCCGGCTTCGACGACGCGCACGAACAGGCGCATGTTATCGAGCATGTCCATGGGATGGGCTTCGGGTAGGGATGGGGAACGGTGGCCGGCGAGATGCGGCAAGCGCCGCTGAACGCGGCCGGAAGGCGGCTGATCGACCGGATGCGCGGCCATGGGAAGGCGGAAGGCGGGCATCGCGGGCGGCAAATTATGTGATTCGTCGGGATCAGATCGGGCGAATTGTACGCCGATGCGCGCCGGCGCGCTCGCCCGCGCACGTTTTCCGCATCCTGAAACGCCGACAGCCGGCTCCGCGATCGGCGGGGTCGGCAATTTATATCACAATGACATATAATTTCGCGCTCGGCGCGCGACCGATCGGCGCACCTTCCTTTTACGTTACGGCAGTCCGACCTTGTCTTCGTCTCTCGTGTTTCGTCATCGCCTCGCCCACCGCCTCGTTCATTGGCTCCTGCGTTTCGTCCCGATCCCGGTGACGCTCGGCTGGCGCGAACGCCTGCGTTCATGCGCGGGCGCGCTCGCCGGCATCGGCTGCGTCGGCGTGACGATGCGCGTGCTGCCGGGCGTCCCGGGCGACGTGCCGCTCCTCGTCGCGCCGATGGGCGCATCGGCCGTGCTGCTGTTCGCGGTGCCGGCGAGCCCGCTCGCGCAGCCGTGGTCGCTGATCGGCGGCAACCTCGTCGCGGCGACGGTCGGCGTCGCGTGCGCGCAGTGGATCGCCGATCCCGTGCTCGCCGCGTCGCTCGCGATCGCGTGCGCGATCGGCGCGATGTTCGCGCTGCGCTGCGTGCATCCGCCGTCGGGCGCGGTCGCGTTGACGGCGGTCGTCGGCGGCCCGGCCGTGCACGCGCTCGGCTTTCGCTTCGTCGTCGAGCCGATCGCACTGCAATCGGCGGCCCTCCTCGGCGCGGCGCTCGTCTATCACGCGCTCACCGGCCACCGCTATCCGCACGGCGGCGCGCGGCCGCAGACGGAATCGAAGACGGATGCGGCCGTGACGCCGCTGCACGCGCGCTTCGTGCGCGCCGATCTCGAAGCGGCGCTGAAAAGCCGCAGCGAATGGCTCGACGTCGCGCCGGAAGATCTCGAATCACTGCTGCGCGAGACCGAGCTGCGCGCGTACGCTCGCACGTTCGACGAGCTGTCGTGCGCGGACATCATGACGCGACCGGCGATCAGCATCGCGCCCGACACGCCGCTGCCCGCCGCGATGACGCTGCTCGACCGGCATCGGATCAAGGCGCTGCCCGTCGTCGACGCCAACGCGCGCGTCGTCGGCATCGTCACGCGCGCGGACTTGTCGAGGGCGGCGCCGTACGCGACGCCGGGCCTCTTGCGCAGCCTGTCCGCGCGGCTGCCGCGCTCGCTCGTCGGCCCGGCGTTCGTCGCGCGGGCGGTGATGAGCGCGCGCGTGCACACGGTGCGCACGACGACACCGATCGCCGAGCTCGTGCCGCTCTTCGCCGATCACGGCCACCATCACATCCCGGTCGTCGACGCGGACCAGAGGCTCGCCGGCATCGTCACGCAGGCGGACCTGATCGCCGGGCTCTATCGGCAGTCGCAAATGCGTCTCGCCGCGTAAGCGCGAGGCATCGCGAAAGGAATCGGCACGATGAATTCGAGCACGCCGGACACCATGGAAATACATCATATTATGATATATTTGCGCACTTTTCGATCACGTTGGAGCGTCGATGACGAAACCGGCACGCGAGCTGCGCAAGGCAGACTTCGAACAGCTTTCCGAATTCCGCTATCAGATGCGGCGCTTCGAGCGCTTCTCCGAGCGGGCCGCGCAAAGCGAGGGCATCACGCCGCTGCAATACCTGCTGCTGCTCCACATCAAGGGCTATCCGGCGCGCGACTGGGCGACGGTCGGCGAGCTCGCCGAGCGGCTGCAGGCGCAGCATCACGGCGTC
This genomic stretch from Burkholderia oklahomensis C6786 harbors:
- a CDS encoding calcium:proton antiporter, with protein sequence MPISSPALPRWTLAAPLAAWLVLALSRVVPAEGFVIAIVAAALAGAVFAAVHHAEVVAHRVGEPFGTLVLAIAVTVIEVALIVSVMLTGGPEKSGLARDTVFAAVMIVCNGIVGLCLLVGGWKHGEQDFQGRGATKALAVLASLSVLSLVMPNYLSAAPGPHLSTSQLAFAGVSSLVLYGMFVFVQTVRHRDYFLIDGSAADESVHAVPPSGRTALMSIVFLFVSLVAVVLLAKLLSPAVERTVLRLGAPEAAVGIVIAALVLLPEGLAAVGAARANRLQTSMNLALGSALASIGLTIPTVAAVFISTGTPLTLGIGGMETVLLSLTLLVSTLTLSMGRTTVLHGVVHLSLFAAYLFLSVTH
- a CDS encoding MarR family winged helix-turn-helix transcriptional regulator, with the translated sequence MTKPARELRKADFEQLSEFRYQMRRFERFSERAAQSEGITPLQYLLLLHIKGYPARDWATVGELAERLQAQHHGVVALVTRCEAVGLVRRKPSETDRRQVEVHLEPAGVRLLARLAELHRAELKSLRGAFQVPQIDY
- a CDS encoding HPP family protein is translated as MSSSLVFRHRLAHRLVHWLLRFVPIPVTLGWRERLRSCAGALAGIGCVGVTMRVLPGVPGDVPLLVAPMGASAVLLFAVPASPLAQPWSLIGGNLVAATVGVACAQWIADPVLAASLAIACAIGAMFALRCVHPPSGAVALTAVVGGPAVHALGFRFVVEPIALQSAALLGAALVYHALTGHRYPHGGARPQTESKTDAAVTPLHARFVRADLEAALKSRSEWLDVAPEDLESLLRETELRAYARTFDELSCADIMTRPAISIAPDTPLPAAMTLLDRHRIKALPVVDANARVVGIVTRADLSRAAPYATPGLLRSLSARLPRSLVGPAFVARAVMSARVHTVRTTTPIAELVPLFADHGHHHIPVVDADQRLAGIVTQADLIAGLYRQSQMRLAA
- a CDS encoding LysR family transcriptional regulator; its protein translation is MDMLDNMRLFVRVVEAGSFTAVAKEIDATTAQVSRAVSNLEAHVQTRLLHRTTRHLGLTESGQRYFERAKSILAEIDYANAEARNALLRPSGKLRIHAMTGLGQSHVVSSIVRYQEDNPDVSVELTLAQRMPNLVEEGYDVSIVSASHLPDSGYVAQTCGTSCSVLVASREYLARHGAPTTPEDLAKHVCLRLDTPASPGGEWRLERDDGDETVYELPPAPFQANVPDALSVAVRAGRGIGSIALYTALDDIREGRLVRVLPNYRLDTLSVYAVYATRRYLDAKIRTFLDHLRTTLTPALAEDVVELDRLTRADALPARKRA